The proteins below are encoded in one region of Campylobacter helveticus:
- a CDS encoding DUF507 family protein has product MRIKFPHIPYIANKIMLDISHSSFIEIKDQLEKLNLCVKNILEEDLNKEKKLDERVRGLLENQEDEMELMQVDRKNMFWLVKRKLAAEYDVILDKEDRHNHLAHQILSEFVENDYINFIVSENRVKNLIFSSIEEYLRIYEKIEDEVYDKISNYKSKPVPGSEEYELIFEKLYQEELRKKGMF; this is encoded by the coding sequence ATGCGTATTAAATTTCCACATATCCCCTATATAGCAAATAAAATAATGCTTGATATTAGCCATTCTTCTTTTATAGAGATTAAAGACCAGTTAGAAAAATTAAATTTATGTGTGAAAAATATTTTGGAAGAGGATTTAAATAAAGAGAAGAAGTTAGATGAGAGAGTGAGAGGATTGCTTGAAAATCAAGAGGATGAAATGGAACTTATGCAGGTCGATAGGAAAAATATGTTTTGGCTTGTGAAGCGAAAGTTGGCTGCTGAATATGATGTGATTTTAGATAAAGAAGATAGACATAATCACCTCGCCCATCAAATTTTAAGTGAATTTGTGGAAAATGATTATATTAATTTTATTGTGAGTGAAAATAGGGTGAAAAACCTCATTTTTTCAAGCATTGAGGAATATTTAAGGATTTACGAGAAAATCGAAGATGAGGTTTATGATAAGATAAGCAATTATAAAAGTAAGCCAGTGCCTGGGAGCGAGGAGTATGAGCTGATTTTTGAAAAACTTTACCAAGAAGAACTTAGAAAAAAAGGTATGTTTTAA
- a CDS encoding putative transporter has translation MFSAFFLSKKWALWAYVGLFVLLTFLYLQTSLNVAINEWYRDFYNILQKPNIQNAPLMLDENATKIANENAQKALENANFINKASIFYYQFLNECFFSSKSIATKEAYAMSDFYSSIAVFLCIALPYVFIATLSIYFASVYTFKWREAMTFAYLKFWKNKDDNIEGSSQRIQEDAYNFSKIVENLGLAFIKSLMILMAFIPILWNLSEDVSKILFKDLGEGSAFYFLKDMQGLLVYVALFISLGGLIISWFVGIKLPGLEYNNQKAEAAFRKELVYAEDNRKDYAKSETMIELFTGLKFNYKRLFLHYGYFNIWLIMFEQIIVIVPFLIMGPSLFAGAIGLGVVIQINNAFDQVRSSFSVFITNWTKITELRSIHKRLDEFEKNILYKRGG, from the coding sequence ATGTTTTCAGCGTTTTTTCTCTCTAAAAAATGGGCTTTATGGGCTTATGTAGGGCTTTTTGTGCTTTTAACCTTTTTATATTTGCAAACAAGCCTTAATGTCGCTATCAACGAGTGGTATAGGGATTTTTACAATATACTTCAAAAACCAAATATCCAAAATGCGCCTTTAATGCTTGATGAAAACGCTACAAAAATAGCCAACGAAAATGCACAAAAAGCTTTAGAAAATGCAAATTTTATCAATAAAGCCTCGATTTTTTATTATCAATTTCTAAACGAATGCTTTTTTTCTAGCAAAAGCATAGCCACTAAAGAAGCTTATGCTATGAGTGATTTTTACTCTAGCATAGCCGTATTTTTATGTATCGCTCTACCCTATGTTTTTATCGCAACTCTTAGCATTTATTTTGCCAGTGTTTATACCTTTAAATGGCGCGAAGCGATGACCTTTGCTTATCTTAAATTTTGGAAAAATAAAGATGATAATATCGAGGGAAGCTCCCAAAGAATCCAAGAGGACGCTTATAATTTTTCCAAAATAGTCGAAAATTTGGGACTTGCTTTCATAAAATCTTTAATGATACTAATGGCATTTATTCCTATTTTATGGAATTTAAGCGAAGATGTATCTAAAATTCTTTTTAAGGATTTAGGCGAAGGAAGTGCGTTTTATTTTTTAAAAGATATGCAGGGTTTGCTTGTCTATGTGGCTTTATTCATCTCGCTTGGAGGGCTTATTATATCGTGGTTTGTCGGTATTAAATTACCCGGGCTTGAATATAACAATCAAAAAGCCGAAGCTGCTTTTAGAAAAGAACTTGTTTATGCGGAAGATAACCGCAAAGACTACGCAAAAAGCGAAACAATGATAGAACTTTTTACGGGACTTAAATTTAATTACAAAAGGCTATTTTTACACTATGGCTATTTTAATATCTGGCTTATAATGTTTGAGCAAATCATCGTTATCGTGCCGTTTTTAATAATGGGTCCATCACTTTTTGCTGGAGCCATAGGGCTTGGCGTGGTAATACAAATTAACAATGCTTTTGACCAAGTGAGAAGTTCTTTTAGTGTTTTCATTACAAACTGGACTAAAATCACAGAGCTTAGAAGCATACACAAACGCCTTGATGAATTTGAAAAAAATATCTTGTATAAAAGAGGTGGCTAA
- a CDS encoding saccharopine dehydrogenase family protein, giving the protein MANLLIIGAGGVSRVASVKCAMNSDVFSKITLASRTKSKCDEIAAFIKERLGVQIATAQIDADNVEAVVELIKKTGAEILLNVALPYQDLSLMDACLKTGIHYIDTANYEHPDLAKFEYKEQWAKDENFKKAGILGLLGSGFDPGVTNVFCAYAKQNLFDEIHYIDILDCNAGDHGYPFATNFNPEINLREVSAKGRYWEKGQWIETEPMQIKMEWDYPEVGVKDSYLLYHEELESLVKNISHLKRIRFFMTFGQSYLTHMKCLENVGMLGIKPVKHKGQEIIPIEFLKTLLPDPASLGPRTKGYTNIGCVIRGVKDGKDKQIYIYNVCNHEECFKETGAQAVSYTTGVPAMIGAKLVARGIWSGVGVKNMEEFDAKPFMDELNSQGLPWKILEMKPSLGD; this is encoded by the coding sequence ATGGCAAATCTTCTTATCATCGGTGCGGGTGGAGTGAGTAGGGTTGCAAGTGTAAAATGTGCGATGAATAGCGATGTTTTTAGCAAAATCACTCTTGCAAGTAGGACAAAAAGTAAGTGCGACGAAATTGCAGCTTTTATTAAAGAGCGTTTGGGAGTGCAGATTGCTACGGCACAAATTGACGCGGATAATGTCGAAGCGGTTGTGGAGCTTATCAAAAAAACAGGAGCTGAAATTTTACTCAATGTAGCCTTGCCTTATCAAGATTTAAGCTTAATGGACGCTTGTTTGAAAACAGGAATTCACTACATAGACACAGCAAATTATGAGCATCCAGACCTAGCTAAATTTGAATATAAAGAGCAATGGGCAAAAGATGAAAACTTTAAAAAAGCTGGGATTTTAGGGCTTTTAGGAAGTGGGTTTGACCCGGGTGTAACAAATGTTTTTTGTGCTTATGCGAAGCAAAATTTATTTGACGAAATCCATTACATTGATATTTTAGATTGCAATGCAGGCGACCACGGCTACCCTTTTGCTACAAATTTTAATCCAGAAATTAATTTACGCGAGGTTTCAGCTAAGGGGCGTTACTGGGAGAAAGGGCAGTGGATAGAAACTGAGCCTATGCAGATAAAAATGGAATGGGATTATCCTGAAGTGGGCGTAAAGGATAGCTATTTGCTTTATCACGAAGAGCTTGAGAGCTTGGTTAAAAATATCTCTCATCTTAAAAGAATTCGCTTTTTTATGACCTTTGGGCAAAGTTATCTTACACATATGAAATGTCTTGAAAATGTTGGTATGTTAGGCATTAAGCCTGTAAAGCATAAGGGGCAGGAGATTATCCCTATCGAATTTCTTAAAACCCTTCTGCCTGACCCTGCAAGTTTAGGTCCTCGCACGAAAGGTTACACAAATATAGGCTGCGTGATAAGAGGCGTAAAAGATGGTAAAGATAAGCAAATTTATATTTATAATGTTTGCAATCACGAGGAATGCTTTAAGGAAACGGGCGCTCAAGCCGTAAGCTACACCACAGGCGTTCCTGCGATGATAGGTGCAAAGCTTGTAGCGCGTGGAATTTGGAGTGGGGTTGGTGTGAAAAATATGGAAGAATTTGACGCCAAGCCTTTTATGGACGAGCTTAATTCACAGGGGCTTCCTTGGAAAATTTTAGAGATGAAGCCAAGTCTTGGCGATTGA
- a CDS encoding sulfite exporter TauE/SafE family protein: protein MSEIFAIISIAFLSSFSHCYAMCGGFNLAFLKLSSKAKNPFFLNLLYHLSRIFAYVLLGILCGVFGVLLGFNAKIQSLTFFILGIFMGILGLALLFRGQILNFLEKNILWELFFSKLTRKAMHFKGVKGAVILGFCNGFVPCGLVYFFLANALSQSNITKATFIMLIFGISTLPSLLFFTYFSTFLKERLNYFFSIFASLLMIGYGIYLSFMGFKGFI, encoded by the coding sequence TTGAGTGAAATTTTTGCCATTATATCCATAGCTTTTTTATCGAGTTTTAGCCATTGCTATGCGATGTGCGGGGGGTTTAATCTTGCTTTTTTAAAACTAAGCTCTAAGGCTAAAAATCCTTTCTTTTTAAATTTGCTTTATCATTTATCGCGTATTTTTGCTTATGTTTTACTTGGAATTTTATGTGGAGTTTTTGGGGTTTTACTAGGTTTTAATGCCAAAATTCAAAGCCTTACTTTTTTTATTTTAGGCATTTTTATGGGGATTTTGGGTTTAGCTTTGCTTTTTAGAGGACAGATTTTAAATTTTTTGGAGAAAAATATTTTATGGGAGCTTTTTTTCTCTAAGCTTACAAGAAAAGCGATGCATTTTAAAGGCGTTAAAGGAGCTGTTATTTTGGGCTTTTGTAATGGTTTTGTGCCTTGCGGTTTAGTTTATTTTTTTTTAGCAAACGCCTTAAGTCAATCAAATATCACAAAAGCTACTTTCATAATGCTTATTTTTGGAATTTCTACTTTGCCATCTTTGCTTTTTTTCACATACTTTTCGACTTTTTTAAAAGAGCGTTTAAACTATTTTTTTTCAATCTTTGCTTCGCTTTTAATGATTGGCTATGGAATTTATCTTTCTTTTATGGGTTTTAAAGGTTTTATATAA
- a CDS encoding ribonucleotide-diphosphate reductase subunit beta gives MQRKRIYNPNSNESLGDRKVFSGNPHGILNFTKAKYTWALKLWDLMEANTWFPKEVDTTRDALDYRCNLTAAEKRMYDLVWSQLISMDSFQTNNLADNINPYITAPEINAVLARQAYEEANHSKSYAVMVEAICDNTDLIYEMEKHDATLREKNDFISGIYEELAGDVDDNKLLLAMVANQILEGVYFYSGFTAIYALARAGKMLGSAQMIRFIQRDEITHLLLFQNMINSVRKERADLFNEQNISKIYEMFKRAGELEIKWGKYITQNQIMGFTDDIIEEYIHYLVDTRLVAINLDRMYNAKHPIKWVDDFSKFNDQKSNFFESKVTNYSKGSISFDDF, from the coding sequence ATGCAAAGAAAGAGAATTTATAATCCAAATTCTAATGAGAGTTTAGGTGATAGAAAAGTTTTTTCAGGTAATCCGCACGGAATTTTAAATTTCACTAAGGCAAAATACACTTGGGCATTAAAGCTTTGGGATTTAATGGAAGCAAATACTTGGTTTCCAAAAGAGGTGGATACAACTAGAGATGCTCTTGATTATCGTTGTAATTTAACAGCGGCAGAAAAAAGAATGTATGATTTGGTATGGTCTCAACTCATCTCAATGGATAGTTTTCAAACTAACAATTTAGCCGATAATATCAATCCTTACATCACAGCCCCTGAAATCAATGCCGTCTTAGCGCGTCAAGCTTATGAAGAGGCAAATCATTCCAAATCTTACGCGGTAATGGTTGAAGCGATTTGTGATAATACGGATTTGATTTATGAAATGGAAAAACACGATGCCACTTTGCGTGAGAAAAATGATTTTATTTCGGGCATTTATGAAGAGTTGGCAGGCGATGTTGATGATAATAAGCTCTTGCTTGCTATGGTGGCGAACCAAATTTTAGAGGGTGTGTATTTTTATAGCGGTTTTACGGCGATTTATGCCCTAGCAAGAGCAGGAAAAATGCTAGGTTCTGCGCAAATGATTCGCTTCATTCAAAGAGATGAAATCACGCATTTATTATTATTTCAAAATATGATAAATTCGGTGCGTAAAGAAAGAGCCGATTTGTTTAATGAGCAAAATATTAGTAAAATCTATGAAATGTTTAAAAGGGCTGGAGAGCTTGAGATTAAGTGGGGAAAATATATCACGCAAAATCAAATTATGGGCTTTACGGATGATATTATCGAAGAGTATATTCATTATCTTGTAGATACAAGGCTTGTTGCGATAAATTTGGATAGAATGTATAATGCAAAACACCCGATTAAGTGGGTTGATGATTTTTCTAAATTTAACGACCAAAAAAGCAATTTTTTCGAAAGCAAGGTTACAAATTATTCTAAGGGCAGCATAAGCTTTGACGACTTTTAA
- the carA gene encoding glutamine-hydrolyzing carbamoyl-phosphate synthase small subunit, which yields MKAFIYLENDVFLSAKAFGCGGTFLGELVFNTSMSGYQEIVSDPSYAGQFIVFSMPEIGIVGTNDDDNESKEIFASGILVREFSSTFSNYRAKESLEAYLKKHKKIGICELDTRFLVKLIRDSGNLRAIVSTEISNKEELKEKLLASKKIDEVNFVKEVSTKKPYKHEQGVWNGKTYNEPKKAKKKIAVIDYGVKRNILNELVGANLAVEVFPYDVKADELISLFKKGEIHGVFLSNGPGEPKILKNEIAEIRKLAEAKIPMLGICLGHQLLSNAFGYETYKMKFGQHGANHPVINLETKKVEITAQNHNYNVPEELCEVAVITHRNLFGDNVEGVRYKDYPVISVQHHPESSSGPHESKYIFEEFAKLI from the coding sequence ATGAAAGCTTTCATTTATTTAGAAAATGATGTTTTTTTAAGTGCTAAGGCTTTTGGTTGTGGGGGGACTTTTCTTGGTGAGCTTGTTTTTAACACTTCTATGAGTGGTTATCAAGAGATAGTTTCAGACCCTTCTTATGCGGGGCAATTTATCGTTTTTTCTATGCCAGAAATTGGGATAGTAGGCACTAATGACGATGATAATGAGAGTAAAGAGATTTTTGCAAGCGGAATTTTGGTGCGTGAATTTAGCTCCACCTTTTCAAATTATAGAGCTAAGGAAAGTTTGGAAGCTTACCTTAAAAAGCATAAGAAGATAGGAATTTGTGAGCTTGACACGAGGTTTTTGGTTAAGCTTATACGCGATAGCGGAAATTTAAGAGCCATTGTTTCGACAGAAATTTCAAATAAAGAGGAGCTTAAAGAAAAGCTTTTGGCAAGTAAAAAGATCGATGAGGTGAATTTTGTCAAAGAAGTTTCGACTAAAAAGCCCTATAAACACGAGCAAGGCGTATGGAACGGCAAAACTTATAATGAGCCTAAAAAAGCAAAGAAAAAAATTGCTGTGATTGATTATGGCGTGAAAAGAAATATCCTAAATGAGCTTGTTGGTGCAAATTTAGCCGTGGAGGTTTTCCCTTACGATGTTAAAGCAGATGAGCTGATAAGTCTTTTTAAAAAGGGTGAAATTCACGGCGTTTTTCTCTCTAATGGTCCGGGTGAGCCTAAAATTTTAAAAAATGAAATTGCAGAGATTAGAAAACTTGCAGAAGCTAAAATTCCAATGCTTGGCATTTGTTTAGGACACCAGCTTTTAAGTAATGCCTTTGGTTATGAAACTTACAAGATGAAATTTGGACAGCACGGAGCAAATCACCCTGTCATTAATTTAGAAACTAAAAAGGTTGAAATTACCGCACAAAATCATAATTATAATGTCCCAGAAGAACTTTGTGAAGTTGCGGTTATTACGCATAGAAATTTATTTGGTGATAATGTCGAGGGTGTGCGTTATAAAGATTATCCCGTTATTTCCGTGCAACATCACCCAGAAAGCTCATCGGGTCCGCACGAAAGCAAGTATATTTTTGAAGAATTTGCGAAGTTAATTTGA
- a CDS encoding nicotinate phosphoribosyltransferase: MTTFNYHLLCDFYEFTMAQGYLNESFADTICYFDVFFRRAPDDGAFAIFAGLEDILNFVENWHFDESDITFLRQKGFGEKFLNFLKNFKFCGEIYALDEGSVIFANEPVMIIKARAIEAQLLETFLLCTLNHQSLIATKANRIVRAAKGKSVLEFGARRAHGSEAALKGARAAMIGGCLATSNTLASKLYGVKASGTMAHSWVQMFENEYEAFKAFVKLYPENATLLIDTYDCFFGLENAIRVFKEFGVENGAVRVDSGDLCGLSIRIRQRLDEVGLKECKVIVSNSLDEKSIEALLKNGAKIDGFGVGERLITASSDAIFGCVYKLVAVENEGEVCPKIKISQDAYKMTTPHFKRLFRIYEGKKALYDELVIYDEKLETLPSNLRREELLKCVFKEGKRLCKDKSVEEIATFAKAQILSLDEDLLDSKKAYELKLSSSLKKLKEKLSQI; the protein is encoded by the coding sequence TTGACGACTTTTAATTATCATCTTCTTTGTGATTTTTATGAATTTACTATGGCGCAAGGCTATTTGAATGAGAGTTTTGCGGACACGATTTGCTATTTCGATGTTTTTTTTAGAAGGGCTCCGGATGACGGGGCTTTTGCGATTTTTGCGGGTTTAGAAGATATTTTAAATTTCGTAGAAAATTGGCATTTTGACGAAAGTGATATTACTTTTTTAAGACAAAAGGGATTTGGGGAAAAATTTTTAAATTTTTTAAAAAATTTCAAATTTTGTGGTGAAATTTACGCGTTAGATGAGGGTTCTGTCATTTTTGCTAATGAACCTGTGATGATAATTAAAGCAAGGGCGATTGAAGCTCAGCTTTTAGAGACTTTTTTGCTTTGCACTTTAAATCACCAAAGCCTTATTGCCACTAAGGCAAATCGCATTGTAAGAGCAGCAAAAGGCAAGTCGGTGCTTGAATTTGGTGCAAGAAGAGCGCACGGAAGCGAGGCGGCACTTAAGGGTGCAAGAGCGGCGATGATAGGTGGGTGTTTAGCCACTTCAAATACCCTAGCCTCCAAGCTTTATGGCGTAAAAGCAAGTGGAACTATGGCACATTCTTGGGTGCAAATGTTTGAAAACGAATATGAGGCTTTTAAGGCTTTTGTAAAGCTTTATCCTGAAAATGCAACCTTGCTTATCGACACTTACGATTGTTTTTTTGGGCTTGAAAATGCTATTAGGGTTTTTAAGGAATTTGGTGTTGAAAATGGGGCTGTAAGGGTTGATTCTGGTGATTTGTGTGGATTAAGCATTAGAATTCGTCAAAGGCTTGATGAGGTTGGATTAAAAGAGTGCAAAGTCATCGTTTCAAATTCTTTAGATGAAAAAAGCATTGAGGCTTTGTTAAAAAATGGTGCAAAAATTGATGGATTTGGGGTTGGAGAACGCTTGATAACGGCTTCTAGCGATGCGATTTTCGGCTGTGTTTATAAGCTCGTGGCGGTGGAAAATGAGGGAGAAGTTTGCCCTAAAATTAAAATTTCTCAAGACGCTTATAAAATGACAACTCCACATTTTAAAAGGCTTTTTCGCATTTATGAGGGTAAAAAAGCACTTTATGATGAGCTTGTAATTTATGATGAAAAATTAGAAACTCTGCCCTCAAATTTGAGACGCGAAGAACTTTTAAAATGTGTATTTAAAGAGGGAAAAAGGCTTTGTAAAGATAAAAGTGTGGAAGAAATTGCCACCTTTGCAAAAGCCCAAATTTTAAGCCTTGATGAGGATTTATTAGACTCTAAAAAGGCTTATGAGTTAAAGCTTTCATCCTCTTTAAAAAAGCTAAAAGAAAAGCTTAGTCAAATTTAG
- a CDS encoding RDD family protein — MKAKAKIASRWLRFRAFLIDIFLIYVPILYAFYFILGSKEAFLASVLIPPFCTLLFGFIQALFLSLKAQSPGLRAYELYLIDKRTGRKANFLQICLRYLIFIISFGLFFGLFVSFLRKDTLSLHDVLTQTCIVLKG, encoded by the coding sequence ATGAAAGCTAAGGCGAAAATTGCTTCACGGTGGCTTAGATTTCGCGCTTTTTTGATTGATATTTTTTTGATTTATGTGCCTATTTTGTATGCTTTTTATTTTATTTTAGGTTCCAAAGAGGCTTTTTTGGCAAGTGTTTTAATCCCACCTTTTTGCACTTTGCTTTTTGGTTTTATCCAAGCTTTATTTTTAAGCTTAAAGGCGCAAAGTCCGGGACTTAGGGCTTATGAACTATATTTGATAGATAAAAGAACAGGCAGAAAGGCAAATTTTTTACAAATTTGTTTAAGATATTTGATTTTTATCATAAGTTTTGGTTTGTTTTTTGGTTTGTTTGTGAGTTTTTTGAGAAAAGACACTTTAAGTTTGCACGATGTTTTAACGCAAACTTGCATAGTTTTGAAAGGATAA
- a CDS encoding flagellar export protein FliJ yields MKSKFNAVIKVKKQQLDKAQTDLNVAQRRQRENERLLELAQQELLNLGSLKGTISSEELKANAFMANVAREALARAKEKVELSHKEVNHYQFLYKKAHLDYEKIKYLQSEELKAMQKALQKAEDKFLDELAISRFFKGEKDE; encoded by the coding sequence ATGAAAAGCAAATTTAATGCGGTGATTAAAGTTAAAAAACAGCAGCTTGATAAAGCACAAACGGACTTAAATGTCGCACAACGAAGACAAAGAGAAAATGAAAGGCTTTTGGAGTTAGCGCAGCAAGAATTATTAAATTTGGGGTCTTTAAAAGGCACGATTTCAAGCGAAGAATTAAAAGCAAATGCTTTTATGGCAAATGTCGCAAGGGAGGCTTTAGCAAGAGCTAAAGAAAAAGTGGAACTCTCTCACAAGGAAGTGAATCATTATCAATTTTTATATAAAAAAGCACATTTGGACTATGAAAAGATAAAGTATTTGCAAAGCGAAGAATTAAAAGCTATGCAAAAAGCCCTGCAAAAAGCAGAAGATAAATTTCTTGATGAACTTGCCATTAGTCGTTTTTTTAAAGGGGAGAAAGATGAGTAG
- a CDS encoding MotE family protein: MSRKIGILVLFFGVIFAEDCQQYFESRKGELEIQTREFDEARQALEAYRASFESLQKEKINALSQKEAEVNATLARIESLKAENERLLKQNEEILNSINSKTEGRIKEIYSQMKDSAVADVLSQMDAEEASKIMLSLESRKISGVLSKMQPQKASELTLLLQNLDKKEESVDNNTTENNASN, encoded by the coding sequence ATGAGTAGAAAGATTGGAATTTTAGTATTATTTTTTGGAGTTATTTTTGCTGAGGATTGTCAGCAATATTTTGAATCAAGAAAGGGCGAACTAGAAATTCAAACGCGTGAATTTGATGAGGCGAGACAAGCATTAGAGGCTTATAGGGCTTCGTTTGAAAGTTTGCAAAAAGAGAAGATAAATGCCCTAAGTCAAAAGGAAGCTGAGGTAAATGCAACTTTAGCTAGGATTGAGAGTTTAAAGGCGGAAAATGAGAGGCTTTTAAAGCAGAATGAGGAAATTTTAAATTCTATAAACAGCAAAACAGAGGGTAGGATAAAAGAAATTTACTCTCAAATGAAAGACTCGGCTGTGGCAGATGTTTTAAGTCAAATGGACGCAGAGGAGGCAAGTAAAATAATGCTTTCTTTAGAATCGAGAAAAATTTCAGGGGTGCTTTCTAAAATGCAGCCACAAAAAGCTTCCGAGCTGACTTTACTTCTTCAAAATTTAGATAAAAAAGAAGAGAGTGTGGATAATAATACAACGGAAAATAACGCAAGTAATTAA
- a CDS encoding DUF1796 family putative cysteine peptidase produces MENFRDEAKSWRLIFKFFKRRKSLKADVFISVGAGCKVAFYLKKFKLRTFSSPFDWLGLYTLVDINVCFEQDFANFFKDYEEVPSTTHKRWVRDRQNGMRSMHDFSFEESLDEGYERFITQKRRRFENLKRHIKASKHICFVSCRQGAYEEFENFLGRMQNFHKAKYTLINIRHDESQRDMERFGLEWGGREGDLSLIEYRFNDIHPKGEKYKRAWLGNVKFWREIMRHLSLN; encoded by the coding sequence TTGGAAAATTTTAGAGATGAAGCCAAGTCTTGGCGATTGATTTTTAAATTTTTCAAACGCCGAAAAAGCCTTAAGGCTGATGTTTTTATCAGTGTGGGGGCGGGTTGTAAGGTGGCGTTTTATTTAAAGAAATTTAAATTACGCACCTTTTCCTCACCTTTTGATTGGTTGGGACTTTATACTTTGGTGGATATTAATGTGTGTTTTGAGCAAGATTTTGCAAATTTCTTTAAAGATTATGAAGAAGTGCCTAGCACGACACATAAGCGTTGGGTGAGGGATAGGCAAAATGGTATGCGTTCAATGCACGATTTTTCTTTTGAGGAAAGTTTAGATGAGGGTTATGAGCGTTTTATTACGCAAAAAAGAAGAAGATTTGAAAATTTAAAACGCCATATTAAAGCTTCTAAACATATCTGTTTTGTTTCTTGTAGGCAAGGAGCTTATGAGGAATTTGAGAATTTTTTAGGACGAATGCAAAATTTCCATAAGGCAAAATATACACTTATCAATATTCGCCACGATGAAAGCCAAAGAGATATGGAGCGATTTGGATTAGAGTGGGGAGGGAGGGAGGGGGACTTGAGTTTAATAGAATATCGCTTTAATGACATCCACCCAAAAGGTGAAAAATACAAAAGAGCTTGGCTTGGCAATGTTAAATTTTGGCGTGAGATAATGCGTCATTTAAGTCTTAATTAA
- a CDS encoding adenylosuccinate synthase — protein sequence MSKADIVVGIQWGDEGKGKVVDKLCENYDFVCRSAGGHNAGHTIWVNGVRYAVHSLPSGVLHQNCINIIGNGVVVSPEVLIAEMAQFENLKGRLYISDRAHLNLKHHSLIDIAKEKLKGKNAIGTTGRGIGPCYADKMNRSGHRVGELLNPEKLCENLMQDFEDNKTFLDFLGVEIPSKEELLVDLKRFNEILAPYITDTTRLLWQALDEDKRVLLEGAQGSMLDIDHGTYPFVTSSNTISAGALTGLGLNPKETGSIIGIVKAYATRVGNGAFPSEDKGEEGEKIARIGKEIGVSTGRKRRCGWFDAVAVRYTARLNGLDSLALMKLDVLDGFEKIKICRAYEYEGKEIDYMPSDLEKVKPIYEEIDGWDKVFGIRDFDLLPQNAKKYIARLEELVGVKVKLISTSAERDDTIVL from the coding sequence ATGAGTAAAGCTGATATTGTTGTAGGAATTCAATGGGGTGATGAGGGTAAAGGCAAGGTAGTTGATAAGCTGTGTGAAAATTATGATTTTGTTTGCAGAAGTGCTGGTGGACATAATGCTGGGCATACGATTTGGGTCAATGGTGTTCGCTATGCGGTGCATTCTTTGCCTTCTGGTGTTTTGCATCAAAATTGTATTAATATCATAGGCAATGGCGTGGTTGTCTCCCCTGAGGTTTTAATCGCAGAAATGGCGCAATTTGAAAATCTTAAAGGACGCCTTTATATCAGTGATAGGGCGCATTTAAATTTAAAACATCATTCTTTAATAGATATCGCAAAAGAAAAACTTAAAGGCAAAAATGCCATAGGCACGACAGGTAGAGGTATAGGTCCTTGTTATGCGGATAAAATGAATCGAAGCGGACATAGGGTGGGAGAGCTCTTAAACCCTGAAAAATTATGCGAAAATTTGATGCAAGATTTTGAAGATAACAAGACTTTTTTAGATTTTTTGGGTGTGGAAATTCCAAGTAAAGAAGAGCTTTTGGTAGATTTGAAGCGTTTTAATGAAATTTTAGCCCCTTACATCACTGATACGACAAGATTGCTTTGGCAAGCTTTAGATGAAGACAAAAGGGTGCTTTTAGAGGGCGCGCAAGGCTCTATGCTAGATATTGATCACGGCACTTATCCTTTTGTAACAAGCTCAAATACCATTTCAGCAGGGGCTTTAACGGGACTTGGGCTAAACCCTAAAGAGACAGGTTCTATCATCGGTATCGTTAAGGCTTATGCGACTAGAGTGGGAAATGGAGCTTTCCCCAGTGAGGATAAGGGTGAAGAGGGCGAAAAAATCGCAAGGATAGGTAAAGAAATAGGCGTAAGCACTGGACGCAAAAGAAGATGTGGGTGGTTTGACGCTGTGGCAGTAAGATATACAGCAAGGCTCAATGGCTTGGATTCTTTAGCCTTGATGAAGCTTGATGTTTTGGACGGCTTTGAAAAAATTAAAATTTGTCGTGCTTATGAGTATGAGGGCAAAGAGATTGATTATATGCCGAGCGATTTAGAAAAAGTTAAGCCCATTTATGAAGAAATTGATGGCTGGGATAAGGTTTTTGGCATAAGGGATTTTGATTTACTTCCTCAAAATGCTAAAAAATACATTGCTAGACTTGAAGAATTAGTCGGCGTAAAGGTAAAGCTCATTTCTACAAGTGCTGAAAGAGACGATACGATTGTTTTATGA